Proteins found in one Abyssibius alkaniclasticus genomic segment:
- the rpiA gene encoding ribose-5-phosphate isomerase RpiA, with translation MKIPTTPTDRAKYAAAKAALDLVQPGMRLGIGTGSTAAWFVELLGARVANGLGVVCVPTSSTTAAQASKLSIPQITLDEAGWLNLTVDGADEFDADLNLIKGGGGALLQEMIVATASDRMVVISDDSKEVAQLGAFALPVEVVRFGWETSQTLVARLIAAMGYKNVKIARRMKNGAAFVTDEGHYILDLHLGAITDARGLSTALNRIPGVVETGLFIDIAHAVLVGYADGRIREIGANGEGPERHVEVPQ, from the coding sequence ATGAAAATTCCGACCACACCCACCGATCGTGCAAAATATGCAGCTGCCAAAGCGGCGCTGGATCTGGTGCAGCCGGGAATGCGGCTGGGCATTGGCACAGGCTCGACCGCGGCCTGGTTTGTGGAGCTGCTGGGCGCGCGCGTGGCAAACGGTTTGGGCGTGGTCTGCGTGCCGACAAGCTCAACAACCGCCGCGCAGGCCAGCAAACTCTCCATTCCGCAGATCACGCTGGACGAGGCCGGTTGGCTGAACCTGACCGTGGATGGCGCCGACGAGTTCGATGCCGATCTGAACCTGATCAAGGGCGGCGGGGGCGCGCTTTTGCAGGAGATGATCGTCGCCACCGCATCCGATAGAATGGTCGTGATATCCGATGACAGCAAGGAAGTCGCGCAACTCGGTGCCTTTGCGCTGCCGGTCGAGGTGGTGCGTTTTGGCTGGGAAACCAGCCAGACTCTGGTGGCAAGGCTGATTGCGGCGATGGGCTACAAGAACGTGAAGATCGCCCGCCGCATGAAGAACGGCGCGGCTTTTGTGACCGATGAAGGCCATTACATTCTCGACCTGCATCTGGGCGCGATTACCGATGCGCGCGGCCTGTCAACCGCGCTCAACCGTATTCCGGGGGTTGTGGAAACCGGGCTGTTCATCGACATCGCCCATGCGGTGCTGGTCGGCTATGCCGATGGGCGTATTCGTGAAATTGGTGCCAATGGCGAAGGGCCGGAGCGCCATGTGGAGGTGCCGCAATGA
- a CDS encoding L-serine ammonia-lyase translates to MFLSIFDVFKIGVGPSSSHTMGPMVAAARFLDLLRAGRDIVPGAGAAARLHASLHGSLAFTGKGHATDRATILGLAGFAPETFDAEAAAATLAAIEADHVIQVESMGALAFNPARDLEFDYDTTLPGHANGMVLSAFDAQGNLHARQTYYSVGGGFVLTDRELDQQHGHIDVPDVPYPFRTAKAMLAMAAESGLSIAEMKRANELKYRSAAALDEGIAKIWSVMENCIEQGLKGEGILPGGLNVRRRAGAIHTSLKAEHGKNQAPPHIINDWISTYAMAVNEENAAGGQVVTAPTNGAAGVVPATLRYYLDHMPGATRDRIPEFLLTAAAIGGLIKFNASISGAEVGCQGEVGSASAMAAGALCALLGGTPEQVENAAEIALEHHLGMTCDPIKGLVQAPCIERNGLGAIKAVSAASLSMRGDGKHLVSLDACVETMRQTGRDMNEKYKETSLGGLAVNVPEC, encoded by the coding sequence ATGTTTCTCAGCATCTTTGATGTGTTCAAAATCGGTGTCGGCCCGTCATCCAGCCACACAATGGGGCCAATGGTGGCTGCCGCCCGGTTTCTGGACCTGCTGCGCGCGGGGCGCGATATTGTGCCGGGGGCAGGGGCGGCGGCACGCCTGCACGCCAGCCTGCATGGCAGCCTTGCCTTTACCGGCAAGGGCCACGCGACCGACCGCGCCACCATTCTGGGCCTTGCCGGTTTCGCCCCCGAAACATTTGATGCCGAGGCCGCCGCCGCCACACTTGCCGCGATTGAGGCCGATCATGTGATACAGGTCGAAAGCATGGGCGCGCTGGCCTTCAACCCCGCGCGCGACCTTGAATTTGACTATGACACCACCCTGCCCGGCCATGCCAACGGCATGGTGCTTTCGGCGTTCGATGCGCAGGGCAACCTGCACGCCCGCCAGACCTATTATTCGGTTGGTGGCGGCTTTGTGCTGACCGATCGCGAGCTTGACCAGCAGCACGGGCATATCGACGTGCCCGATGTGCCCTACCCGTTCCGCACCGCCAAGGCGATGCTGGCAATGGCGGCCGAAAGCGGGCTGAGCATTGCTGAAATGAAGCGCGCCAACGAGCTGAAATATCGAAGCGCGGCCGCGCTGGATGAGGGGATTGCGAAAATCTGGTCGGTGATGGAAAACTGCATCGAACAGGGGCTGAAGGGCGAAGGCATTCTGCCCGGCGGGCTGAATGTGCGCCGCCGCGCCGGGGCCATCCATACCAGCCTGAAGGCGGAACATGGCAAAAACCAGGCCCCGCCGCATATCATCAATGACTGGATTTCGACCTATGCAATGGCGGTGAACGAGGAGAACGCCGCCGGTGGCCAGGTGGTGACCGCCCCCACCAATGGCGCGGCTGGCGTGGTGCCCGCCACCTTGCGCTATTACCTCGACCATATGCCGGGCGCAACGCGCGACCGTATTCCCGAGTTTCTGCTCACCGCTGCTGCAATCGGCGGGTTGATCAAGTTCAACGCCTCTATCTCTGGCGCCGAAGTCGGCTGTCAGGGCGAAGTCGGCTCGGCCAGCGCAATGGCGGCAGGCGCGCTATGCGCCCTGCTTGGCGGCACGCCGGAACAGGTTGAAAACGCAGCCGAAATTGCGCTGGAACACCATTTGGGGATGACCTGTGACCCGATCAAAGGGCTGGTCCAGGCCCCCTGTATCGAACGCAACGGTCTGGGCGCGATCAAGGCTGTCTCCGCCGCCAGCCTTTCAATGCGCGGCGATGGCAAACACCTTGTCAGCCTTGATGCCTGCGTTGAAACCATGCGCCAGACGGGCCGCGACATGAACGAGAAATACAAGGAAACCTCGCTTGGCGGGTTGGCTGTGAATGTGCCGGAATGCTAA
- a CDS encoding DMT family transporter has translation MTTAQIETADAPVRGIVLMIGFGIVGPFIDMFAKLTSPGMPVGEIALARFLVQGAVLLAFAYWRGWLHRPGLREICLHLLRGGVLVVATMLIVAAFKVMPLADTLAIFFVMPMIVTLMGAVFLGEPVGWRRILASLVGFGGALLVIQPSFGTFGFTAVLPLLAAVFFATYLILTRRMGRRMNQVVLQAYTATGAVALIVPMLALGPIIGWQPIVPIVPVGMDWVWLMGVGLSTVVAHMLLSYAFAMASIAILAPLQYLEIVSATIIGYLVFNDLPNALTFLGIAIIVSSGIYIFFRERQVSRASLPPTPGRAG, from the coding sequence GTGACCACCGCGCAAATTGAAACCGCCGATGCCCCCGTGCGCGGCATTGTGCTGATGATCGGCTTTGGCATTGTCGGGCCGTTCATTGACATGTTCGCCAAGCTCACCTCGCCCGGAATGCCGGTGGGGGAAATCGCGCTGGCGCGGTTTTTGGTGCAGGGCGCCGTGCTGCTGGCTTTCGCCTATTGGCGCGGCTGGCTGCACAGGCCGGGTTTGCGCGAGATCTGCCTGCATCTGCTGCGCGGGGGCGTGCTTGTTGTGGCGACCATGCTCATCGTTGCGGCCTTCAAGGTCATGCCGCTGGCGGATACTTTGGCGATTTTCTTCGTGATGCCGATGATCGTTACGCTGATGGGCGCGGTATTTCTGGGCGAGCCGGTCGGCTGGCGGCGCATTCTGGCCAGCCTTGTCGGCTTTGGCGGCGCGCTTTTGGTCATCCAGCCTAGCTTTGGCACCTTTGGCTTTACCGCCGTTCTGCCGCTGCTGGCGGCGGTGTTCTTCGCCACCTACCTGATACTCACGCGCCGCATGGGGCGGCGGATGAACCAGGTTGTGCTGCAAGCCTATACCGCCACGGGCGCGGTTGCGCTGATCGTGCCAATGCTGGCCCTTGGCCCGATCATCGGCTGGCAACCGATCGTGCCGATTGTGCCGGTGGGCATGGATTGGGTCTGGCTGATGGGTGTGGGCCTGTCCACCGTTGTGGCGCATATGCTGCTGTCTTACGCTTTTGCAATGGCCAGCATCGCCATTCTGGCCCCGCTGCAATATCTCGAAATCGTCTCGGCCACGATTATCGGCTATCTGGTGTTCAACGATCTGCCAAATGCGCTGACCTTCCTGGGCATCGCCATTATCGTCAGTTCAGGCATTTACATATTCTTTCGTGAACGGCAGGTCAGCCGGGCCAGTTTGCCGCCAACGCCCGGGCGGGCAGGATAA
- a CDS encoding thiamine diphosphokinase, which yields MKRYDRPVMLLGNGPVAPNALANIAARNLPIVAVDGGADAALRLGLKPDLIIGDLDSASSLDHWREAGVAVVQDTGQDTTDFEKAISRITAPRIFALGFTGARADHYLATMATLVRMHRPEIVLLDDTDLAFACPDALALELEAGSRVSLFPLQTVQARSSGLEWALDGLTLAPGGLLGTSNRAIGPVRIFGGRGLWVILPARALAANWPG from the coding sequence ATGAAACGCTATGACCGCCCCGTAATGCTGCTGGGCAACGGGCCGGTTGCGCCGAACGCCCTGGCCAATATCGCCGCGCGCAACCTGCCCATTGTTGCGGTCGATGGTGGGGCGGATGCGGCATTGCGGCTGGGTTTGAAGCCTGACCTGATTATCGGCGATCTTGATTCCGCATCCTCGCTTGACCATTGGCGCGAAGCCGGGGTCGCGGTGGTGCAGGATACAGGCCAGGACACTACCGATTTTGAAAAAGCCATAAGCCGCATTACTGCGCCAAGGATATTTGCGCTTGGCTTTACAGGCGCGCGGGCCGATCACTACCTTGCCACAATGGCCACGCTGGTGCGAATGCACCGGCCCGAGATTGTGCTGCTCGATGATACCGACCTTGCCTTTGCCTGCCCCGACGCGCTTGCGCTGGAGCTTGAGGCAGGCAGCCGCGTGTCGCTGTTCCCGCTGCAAACGGTGCAGGCGCGCTCTAGCGGGCTTGAATGGGCGCTCGATGGGCTGACGCTTGCCCCCGGCGGGCTGCTGGGCACATCAAACCGCGCCATCGGGCCGGTGCGCATTTTTGGTGGGCGCGGGCTGTGGGTTATCCTGCCCGCCCGGGCGTTGGCGGCAAACTGGCCCGGCTGA
- a CDS encoding DUF2842 domain-containing protein, with protein sequence MALSYKTRRRLSLLALVVGLPAYIFLAVYIVTLFERPSFLLELGIYIVLGVAWAYALKPIFKGVGKADPDAPPEE encoded by the coding sequence ATGGCGCTGTCATACAAAACCCGGCGACGGTTGAGCCTGCTGGCGCTGGTCGTCGGTCTTCCGGCCTATATTTTTCTGGCGGTCTATATCGTCACCTTGTTTGAGCGCCCGTCATTCCTGCTGGAACTGGGCATCTACATTGTGCTTGGCGTGGCCTGGGCCTATGCGCTGAAGCCGATTTTCAAGGGCGTGGGCAAGGCCGACCCCGATGCGCCGCCCGAAGAATGA
- a CDS encoding adenylosuccinate synthase, translated as MANVVVVGAQWGDEGKGKIVDWLSERADVIARFQGGHNAGHTLVIDGAVYKLSLLPSGIVRGGKLSVIGNGVVLDPWHMVQEIEKLRGQGVEITPENLVIAENAPLILSVHGELDRARESQNSVAKIGTTGRGIGPAYEDKVGRRAIRVADLADDATLELRVDRLLMHHDALRRGLGLPEIDRAALLVELKAIAPQILPYAGPVWKILNEHRRAGKRILFEGAQGALLDIDFGTYPFVTSSNVIAGQAATGTGIGPGSIDFVLGIVKAYTTRVGEGPFPAELHDADGQRLGERGHEFGTVTGRKRRCGWFDAVLVRQTCATSGVNGIAFTKLDVLDGFETLKICTGYALDGAVLDYLPTAADQQARCTPIYEEMEGWSESTEGARSWADLPGAAIKYVRRVEELIGCPVALLSTSPEREDTILVTDPFAD; from the coding sequence ATGGCCAATGTCGTTGTCGTCGGCGCCCAATGGGGCGACGAAGGTAAAGGAAAGATTGTCGACTGGCTCAGCGAGCGCGCCGATGTCATCGCGCGGTTTCAGGGCGGGCATAATGCCGGTCATACGCTGGTGATTGATGGCGCGGTCTACAAGCTCAGCCTTTTGCCCAGTGGCATTGTGCGCGGCGGCAAGCTTTCGGTCATCGGCAATGGCGTGGTGCTGGACCCGTGGCACATGGTGCAGGAAATTGAAAAGCTGCGCGGCCAGGGCGTTGAAATTACGCCCGAAAATCTGGTTATCGCCGAAAACGCCCCGCTGATCCTGTCGGTTCATGGCGAGCTTGATCGCGCGCGCGAAAGCCAGAATTCGGTTGCCAAAATTGGCACGACGGGCCGCGGCATTGGCCCGGCTTACGAGGACAAGGTCGGCCGCCGCGCCATTCGCGTGGCCGATCTGGCCGATGATGCAACGCTGGAGCTGCGGGTTGACCGTTTGCTGATGCATCATGATGCGCTGCGCCGTGGCCTTGGCCTGCCGGAAATTGACCGCGCGGCCCTGCTGGTCGAGCTGAAAGCCATCGCCCCGCAGATTTTGCCCTATGCCGGCCCGGTCTGGAAAATTCTGAACGAGCATCGCCGCGCCGGAAAGCGGATTTTGTTTGAAGGGGCGCAGGGCGCGCTGCTCGATATCGACTTTGGCACCTATCCCTTCGTGACCTCGTCCAACGTGATTGCCGGGCAGGCCGCCACCGGCACCGGCATCGGGCCGGGATCGATCGATTTTGTGCTGGGCATCGTCAAGGCCTATACAACCCGCGTGGGCGAAGGGCCGTTTCCGGCGGAACTGCACGATGCCGATGGCCAGCGCCTTGGCGAGCGCGGGCATGAGTTTGGCACCGTAACGGGCCGCAAGCGCCGCTGCGGCTGGTTCGATGCGGTTCTGGTGCGCCAGACTTGCGCAACATCGGGTGTGAACGGCATTGCCTTTACCAAGCTCGACGTGCTGGACGGGTTTGAAACCCTGAAAATCTGCACCGGCTATGCGCTGGATGGCGCGGTGCTGGATTATCTGCCAACCGCCGCCGACCAGCAGGCCCGCTGCACCCCGATCTACGAGGAAATGGAAGGCTGGTCTGAATCGACCGAAGGCGCGCGCAGCTGGGCCGATCTGCCCGGCGCCGCCATCAAATATGTGCGCCGCGTCGAAGAGCTTATCGGCTGCCCTGTTGCGCTGCTGTCCACCAGCCCGGAGCGGGAGGACACCATTCTGGTGACCGACCCGTTTGCCGACTGA